The stretch of DNA CGGCCTCGTCCAGGGACTTGCCGAAGCGCTGCATTTCGGCAAGCGCGCCGGCCTGGATATTGAAAAGGTCGTCGAGGTGATTTCCAAGGGTGCGGCCGGTTCCTGGCAGATGGAAAACCGCCACAAGACCATGAACGCAGGCAAATATGACTTCGGCTTTGCGGTCGACTGGATGCGCAAGGATCTCGGCATCGTGCTCACCGAAGCCCGCCGCAATGGCGCCAAGCTACCGGTCACCGCCGTCGTCGACCAGTTCTACGGCGACGTGCAGGCAATGGGCGGCAATCGCTGGGACACATCCTCGCTGCTTGCCCGCCTCGAAAAATGATCGCCCCCTCCTCCGATGCGGCCGAACTGATCGCGCATCTCGAAACCCTGCGTTCGGAGGAGAATGTCGCCGCCATGGCGCGCTTCGGCATCGTTACCGATCACGCCCTCGGTATCTCCAATCCCGATATCAGGGCGGTCGCCAGACTGGCGAAGAAGGATCACCTCAGGGCAATGCAGCTCTGGCGAAGCGATATCCGCGAAGCCCGCCTGCTTGCCCTCTACACAGCCGAGCCGAAGCGGTTGACGTCTGAAGAAGCCCGAAATTGGGCCGCTGATTTCAACTCCTGGGAGATCGTCGATTGCGCCGCCGATCTCTTCGTTGAAGCCCGGCTGGATGAACTCATCTCAGACTTCGCCGCCGACGAGCGTGAATTTATCAGGCGCACCGCCTTCGCCATGATTGCCGGTGCCGCGGTTCACTTGAAGAAGGAACCTGATGCGACCATCCTCGCTTGGTTGCCGCTGATCGAGGCCCATGCCGACGACCCGCGAAACTTCGTGCGCAAGGCCGTGAATTGGGCCCTGCGCAGTATCGGCAAGCGCAATCTCGCCTGCCATGCGCCGGCCCTGGCACTCGCAAGGATCCTGGCGGAAAGCCCTGATAAAACCGCCCACTGGATCGGCAAGGATGCCGCCAGGGAACTGGCCGACGAAAAGCTGTTGGCACGGTTGAGATGAGGCGGGATGCCGGCTCGAATAACTAGAGCCTTTCCGGGTTAGATTGAAGCATTCTGTTGGCTCAAACGGAGTCGGATGGTCGACCGGCCGGCGCGCGTCGTAGCCCAGCTCTACGGCCAAGCCGGCCGGTCGATCAGCCGGCCCGTTTCAGCCAACCCGAAGGGCCGGGCATCTTTCCGCCAGGACAAAGGCGATCGGCTCGGACGTACCCTGGGGTATGCCCGTCGCCAATCGCCTTTGCCCTGACGAAAACCTGCTCCGGCAGAATGCTTCAATCTAACCCGGAAAGGCTCTAAATCAATGCTGCCTGGATTTTTCGACCAGGAAATCGATCAGGACCCGCACCGCCGGCGGCATGCCCTTCGCTGTCGTGAAGACGATGTAGAACTGGCTCTCCTCCGACTGCCATTCCGGCAGCACCCGCACCAGCTTGCCGGCCTGGAGATCGGCCTCGCAGGCACTTTCGAGCAAAAGCCCGAAGCCGAGGCCGGCACGGGCTGCGTCGAGGATGGCGGTCATACTGCGGCAGGTGAGCCGCGGCTGATGCCGAATCACCAGCTTGGCGTCATTCGGACCGACCAGTTCCCAGGTGTGGAACGACACCCATGACGTCATCGCCAGCGTCGGCAGGTCCGCGAGTTCGTCCACACAATGCAAGTTGCCGGTACGTTCGACGAGCGACGGACTTGCGACCAGGATACGCCTGATACGGTCGAGCTTACGCATCGTCAGGCTCGTCTGCGTCTCCGGCTCGTTGGTCGCCCTCACCTCGAGGTCGATCCGTTCGTTGATGAGATCGGCGCGCCGGTCGGAGCCGATGATCTGCAGCTTGATCTTCGGATAACGTTCCAGGAATTCGGGCAGGATCCCCCCGACCGATATGTCGACGAGACCTAGCGGGCAGCCCATACGCACCACACCTTGCGGGTCGGACTGAGCCTCGCTGACGATCGATTTGGCGCGATCGGCCTCCTGCAGGATGGTCTGGCATCTTTCGTAGAAAGCCTGGCCGATCTCAGTCACCCGGAAGTGGCGAGTCGAGCGTTCTATGAGCCTTGCGCCAAGCCCTTCCTCAAGCCGGCTGACCCGCCTGCTGAGCTTCGAACGTGGTATTTTTAGATCGCGACTTGCAGAAGCGAAACCGCCGCTGGAGACGACAGCGGCGAAATAATAGTAGTCGTTGAGATCGTCCATAAGAACAAGCTATCCGAGAGTAGGAATGAATGCCGGCCCCCAGCAAGGGTTGTATCCTCTCTCCCAAAAAGCTGTGATCACATTGTCGGCATTGGATTTTCTTTTCGCGACCTATTGCGGCAAAGCCAGCCGACGCCGGGCAGACAGACCAACAGCCGTCCGCACGATAATTCTATCGGTGGATCCAGCTCGTTTGAAAGATTGAAAAACGGAGTGCCTCGAGAGGCGAGGCTGGCAGATGCCGACGTGCGATACGCAACGTACCTGTTGGGTTCACCTCAAAAGGCGATTCTGAAAAACGGCATTGAAGACGGCGCTTCAAAAACGCTGCAAGGACGGTCCGGCAGGGAAGACCGGACCCGTCCCCGTAGCTGATCGGAGGTCACTCGGATCAGAAACTGATTTAAGTGCTCCCGGTCCGAAGACCGGGAGCATCCACTAAGTGGATTAGAACGAACGCTGCAGACGGAAGTAGCCCGTCGTGGAGTCGTCACCATCATCCGGATCGAGGTACTGAACCGAAGCCTTGGCGTAGAAGTTGTCGACGATCTGGTAATCAACCGTCAGACCGACCTTCCAGGCATCGCCGAGACCGTCGAAGTCATCCGGAACGGCCTTGTCGCCGCCGAAGTAGTTGCCGTAGTACTGAACGGCCGGCGTGATCTTCAGCTTGTCAGTTGCCTTGATTGCGTATTCGGCAGCAACAGCCCATTCAGCCGAAGAGTAGTAGGAGTTCGGGCCGGAAGAGTATACGCCGGCGAGGCCGAGCGTACCGGGACCGATGTCAACCGTGCCCATTGCACGGACAGCACCGTCTTCGTTGTCGACGTCATAGCCACCGGTGATCTGGTAGCTGAACGCACCGGCAGTGCCACCAACGCCGAAGGCAACGCCAACGTTGTTGGCTTCTTCGTCGGCCTTGTAGACGCCGTCTTCCAGTTCGTCGACGCTGAGGCCAGCGTAGAAGGTGCCGCTTTCATACTGATAACGGATGGAGTTGTGCAGCGTTACAACCGAGCCGATGTCGTCGGTTTCGCCGGAGAGACCATCGTCCCACCAGCTGTAGAACAGACCGGCGCGGAAGCCCGCGACGTCGAGGTAAGCGGAGTCGAGAATGGCGTCCTGATCGGTGGCGTTGTCAGCATTGAACTGCATGACGATGACGCCGGTCAGCGGACCATACTCGGTGTCGCTCTTGGCCGTGAACTGAACCTGACCGCGGGTGACGGCATCCCAGTCCGAATCGCCGCCGACATCTTCGCCAACGTTAACCTGGAAACGGATGTAGCCTTCGATCTTGAGGCAGGTTTCGGTGCCCGGGATGTAGAAGTAGCCGGTGCCGTAAGCGTCGCAGACGCGAACATATTCAACCGGTTCCGGCTCAGCAGCAACAATAGCGTCAGCTGCAAGAACCGGCGTCGATGCAGCAAATGCTGCTGCTGATGCAAGCAAAACCATTCTGATGTTCATTTACCAATCCATTCCTTTGTCGATCGGGGCTGGCTTCAGATCGGGTAGTCGATTTGAAGCCGGCCCAGTTTGAACAGCCATCTCGGCGTGCGGATCGATCGAACCGCCAAACCGTCATCACATACAAGGACCTATCAAGCAATTCTCGAAACACGCCAGGTGGGCTCCTTCGAGCAACTTTCCCCGGTGACGTGATTTTTATACAACAACTTCAAATATTTAGGCGAAAAACACGACAAACGGCTCCGCGACGGAAATCCTCCATCGCAAGCCGCAAAACGCTACACCCCATCTGTCAAATTCTCCACCGCTCGACCCCCGTCGAACATACTGGTGAAGCGCATAAACTCTACCGCCGGCTAACAAGCACAAACAAGGCAGCGGTTTAGAACATGGTGTTCTGAATTCGATACCAATGAGACGAAATTATGACATATCGCCCCGTGGTTTCATCAACCATAACCCCGGAATCCTTACCAGGCTATTCACTTTTCCAGGAATTTGGGTCGATTTGAGCGTTTTTTTGCTATTTTTGAGGCTTTTTTGCAATCGCCGACCGCACTGGCCAAAACTTGGTTTTGCGGAACCGGCATTCCCGCTTGCGGCCAGAACACACCCATTAGGTATATCCCCGGTCAGACTCACGCGTGGTCCCAGTCTTCGGATTTGGCATTATCGCGTGCGGTCATGACCGCACGCTTGACCTCAATCCTCGTTGGATTTGGCATTGTCGAGAATCATGTAGTCGAGCGGCAGCTGCGTCGAATACTTGATCTGCTCCATCGCAAAGGCGGAGGAAACGTCGCGAATCTCAATCTTGGCGATCATCCGCTTATAAAAAGCGTCATAGGCGGCAATATCAGG from Rhizobium leguminosarum bv. trifolii WSM1325 encodes:
- a CDS encoding porin (PFAM: porin~KEGG: rec:RHECIAT_CH0002537 porin outer membrane protein) — protein: MNIRMVLLASAAAFAASTPVLAADAIVAAEPEPVEYVRVCDAYGTGYFYIPGTETCLKIEGYIRFQVNVGEDVGGDSDWDAVTRGQVQFTAKSDTEYGPLTGVIVMQFNADNATDQDAILDSAYLDVAGFRAGLFYSWWDDGLSGETDDIGSVVTLHNSIRYQYESGTFYAGLSVDELEDGVYKADEEANNVGVAFGVGGTAGAFSYQITGGYDVDNEDGAVRAMGTVDIGPGTLGLAGVYSSGPNSYYSSAEWAVAAEYAIKATDKLKITPAVQYYGNYFGGDKAVPDDFDGLGDAWKVGLTVDYQIVDNFYAKASVQYLDPDDGDDSTTGYFRLQRSF
- a CDS encoding transcriptional regulator, LysR family (PFAM: LysR substrate-binding; regulatory protein LysR~KEGG: azc:AZC_1707 putative transcriptional regulator); this translates as MDDLNDYYYFAAVVSSGGFASASRDLKIPRSKLSRRVSRLEEGLGARLIERSTRHFRVTEIGQAFYERCQTILQEADRAKSIVSEAQSDPQGVVRMGCPLGLVDISVGGILPEFLERYPKIKLQIIGSDRRADLINERIDLEVRATNEPETQTSLTMRKLDRIRRILVASPSLVERTGNLHCVDELADLPTLAMTSWVSFHTWELVGPNDAKLVIRHQPRLTCRSMTAILDAARAGLGFGLLLESACEADLQAGKLVRVLPEWQSEESQFYIVFTTAKGMPPAVRVLIDFLVEKSRQH
- a CDS encoding conserved hypothetical protein (KEGG: ret:RHE_CH02434 hypothetical protein) — its product is MIAPSSDAAELIAHLETLRSEENVAAMARFGIVTDHALGISNPDIRAVARLAKKDHLRAMQLWRSDIREARLLALYTAEPKRLTSEEARNWAADFNSWEIVDCAADLFVEARLDELISDFAADEREFIRRTAFAMIAGAAVHLKKEPDATILAWLPLIEAHADDPRNFVRKAVNWALRSIGKRNLACHAPALALARILAESPDKTAHWIGKDAARELADEKLLARLR